Below is a genomic region from Aquila chrysaetos chrysaetos chromosome 13, bAquChr1.4, whole genome shotgun sequence.
TGATTGGTTCAGAATTAAGTGTTACAGTagttctctcttctcttctatTAGGTATCCAAGGCTGCAGCAGATTTATTGGCATATTGTGATGCTCATATTGCAGAAGATCCCCTTATTATTCCAGTGCCTGCATCTGAAAATCCCTTTAGGGAGAAGAAACTCTTTTGTACTATCCTTTGAGTcagttttcaattaaaaatgtcttctgctAAAATTTGGTATCAGTGTTGCATGCTTTTAGttttagcattttttcttcagatctcAATACTTAGCCTATAACTACAATATTTTTAGAAGGTAGTGCATTTTctggtaaaaaataaaagtaaaaatcctAAAAAACTCAAGGTAATCCTTACCTTTCAGACCAATGTATAAGTTTAATTTCAGTTCTTCATAAAGATTCTTTTGGTCTTAATGAAAGCATCGAGTACAGTATCAAATTGTAGATATCTTTGCCAGTCATAGATTTTTCTGAGACCTAAATAAGTCATACCAGTTCTGAAGCTATTTTtaacattcttattttctttggaaggtGAATTTAATTCATTTGCCTTTACAAATTTATATCTAAAAAGAGTAGTGTGACCTTTCCTCAAGTAGCACTGTGTAGGAAGAAATGCCAGTGATTTATGATGTTTGGAACGATCAGTCTTATACCGTAAGTGGTGTTTATAAATATGTTTTGTGAAGACTGTAATAAACTTGACTATGAAAACAATTGTTGTAAAGCAACATTGTAACTACAGGCAAAATGAAGATGTATAGTTACACACCAGGACTGCATCAATAAAACTGTGTAGAGAAAAGTGGCTGCTTGTATCTTGTTTTGAATGATaatgatttaaattattttagaaagtaaACTGAACTGTAATATATCAGCTATTCCCAAGGGTCATTGTGGAGGGCGTAAATTCTGCCCTGATCTATACAGAGAGGGGGATTACATTTTCTAAGCAGCTCTCTACAGGCTTTTGCCCACGAGAGCAGGATTTTATGGGGACGGGGAGTAATGGTAAATAGATGTTGTTCAATGCAGCGAGACCACTGTGCCATCAACAGCTGCTAAGTTTGTATATTTTGAAGCCACAGATTAGTCATAAGTTACCAGCAAGTAATTTGTGGAGGTTctgggaggttttttgttttgactttgttTAAAGTGCAGTGAGAGGAAAAGATTGAGGTATGGAATATGACTGATCTGTCATCTTCATGAAGTAAAATTAAGCTCCGTCAAGGCATCTGATGGAAACAACTGTTACATTATTGACTTTGtgggtgtgtttttttaattcttttccttcaaaaaaaaaaaagcaaaagctcctCTCTGGTCTGACACATTAGGAGAGTTCCCTCACTACAGTACTTCATATGTACAGTGTGTCAATATAGTGGAAATATCACTCCTTGGAAATGTCTGTGAAGTCAGCTCCCAATGTAAGTTTCATTGGAGGCAGTTTTGTTGGAGAACTTCACTAGTCTGACTGAGTCAAGGCTCTGAACAGCTACTCATGATGGAGCACGCTTCTTCCACACAAACTTGTATTCCATGAGCATCTTAAATACCTGCAAGGCAAAGACTAGCTGAGGAACTGAGGGCCTTGGGATATTCTTAAATGCTGAATTTAGATGCTAAAAAAGGGCTGTTTGGTGAATGAAGCCATTTGCATTTAACCCAAAGTGCGCATACCTGCTTCAGCTTATTTTTAGCAGCTTCCATCAATGTTTGTTGTACTGGTTTGTGCAGTGGAAATACAAGTTGTCTGCATCATACaggtcttgttttctttgccaaTCAACATGGATATTGTGCCGCACCCAACTGCATTCAGCTGCCGGTCTAGTCACAAGAAGCAGGTGGCTTCGGACTGTGGTTCTGCTGCCGACCAGCTCATTCACCACACGGAACTTCCATGTTAATTTACTTCTTGTAATATTATTGTAAAAAACCCTGATATTCTTTCTAACCAATAGAGTTTTGGGATGCTTTCATTTAAAGGTTTGGCTTTTAATTTGGCAGCTGAAGACATCGGTAGTCTAGTAGGCACAGAGCTGCTTCACAGTACCtattctgaaaaacattcaaatgTCTTGAACAGGTCTTGTCTTGGCCAGGTTTGTCCTTGGTTCCtatttcaaagttttcagcTTAAGATTCCTATTCCTAACTTCTAACAGGAATATTTCTTAATGCAGGGTGTGTTCAGCTTTATTTTGGTGGTAGAGAAATAGGCTTTAACTAACTGAGTAGCTATTTCATtgacagtgaaataaaaacggctttctgaaaatatttgttaaaaaggaGCAACAAAGTGCTTAATAAGGTTCTTTAGGGAATCCTTCCTACACTGTACATGATTTGGTAACTGCTCTGATCACCATGGCAACATTTTCGTTTGTCCTTCCCCATGTATGGTTTTAACTGGAACAGCAAGGGAGGGGAATATAGGGCATACAGCTTTATTCTCAAAGGCTTTGTAACAACTTGCATTTGTGGCTCATCATTAACATTCCCatctaaaataacaaaattgcTACAGCTTATTACAGTATTGcaaacagcttgctttctgtttccaaTTAACGTTAGCATATGAGGTCCTGAGATTGAAACATTTCACAGCATCGGTAGTTTCAAGAGCTGCATCTACAAAAATCTAGTACTATTCAGAAGAGGGAAATGTCATTGTTTTGGACATAAGgtttttctccaaaatttttcttcaagtaGTTGTGAATGTGTTGGACttcttatgtttttaatatctGGTTCACATGTTTGTGGTTTCTTTCATCAGTTCATAACTTTCATCAGGTAAAAAATTTTCTATCTATTAAGATGGTTTCATTCTtctaattttaagaaaaggaaacacatgGAGTGCCATaaattgcatatttattttagcaGATGTCTATAATGTATCTGAAGAGGTTAAACTGTAGAAGTATAACTCCTTagtggaaaacaggacagcttTAATATCATTGGGCCTTATTTACCAGTTCCTTGAATGAATATATACTACGGGCAAATTACTAATTTGAAGGGGGGGTGGCACACCTGGAAGATCAGCAGTTCAAAATAATTGTAACAGCTTTGGATGACATAAGAATATATTACTTTATTCAAGAACACCATCAAAATACTGACACCCTGAAGAGAATGGCATCATCTGGGTTTTTTATGCCAGCTTGATCCacaaatcaatatttaaaagaatgtcTTTTCCTTCAATACTTCCAAACCATAAAATGTCTTTctcattattatattttttgctgctttgacCTTTGTGGTGGTTTAGATAATCTGCTATTGACAGTTGAGTTTCATGCTCAAACATCTTGCCTCAAAGCCTacacaaaaatatctgaaagttCTTGGacacttttctaaaaataaatacatattttatcaTGAAGTAtagcatgatttaaaaaaaaaaaatgccctccAAAATGTGGCTTTGTCTAACAGTAAGGTTTCCTGTCGGCTGAAGCaatgagtttttattttcatcaaacGGTTTTGATTCCCACTAACTTCAATGAGAACAAGACCAGGCCTGTTACCATCCTAGCATTGtactcttctctctctctgatttATTTCATATGCCGTTAGGCTTGTTGCTTTGTATTTCAGGCCCAGAAAATAATGCATGCTCCCTGTTAACAGTGTGAGTTGGGGCTGTCATCTCACGGAATGAGAACTTTGGAACAGAAGTTGGATTCAAGAAGTTTTAGACATATTAGCAATCCTTTCTTCATATCCTAGTGCTTGCTGCTCTGATGAAATGGGACTTCCCAATGGTGGATTCATGGTAAATTATAATGCATCAGTAGCACTTGTGGAACCAGCTGTTTTGCATTCCTCAGATTAATCTCCTTGGTTTACCTTGAATTTAAAACGTTATCATTTCTATACTAAAAactatttcctttctctctatTATGTACCAAATTCCCTTTCTTTGCTTCCTACACCATGTTTTAAATTAGTAGCAGGTTGCTTGGCTGGTGCTGATAGGAAAGATTTTAAGATAGCCTCTACAAAATTATGGTcaaaggaggggggaaaatgGAGGGAAGCTTAAGTTAAGCTATTCTAGGTCACACcatagattaaaataaatacaaacagtgTGTCAGTGACACAAAGGTAAATACAGGAGGTGTCGCCAACTGATTCGGAAGGACATCTCGTTAACAAAGCATGTGGAAGGGGCTAATGGGACAACAGCTTTCTTTGCGGTGACTTAAAATAGGATCAGctccagcagaaggaaagaacacTTTAAGAACAGTCTGTAAAGGTGCATATTAAAGCCTGGAACTTTAATATAACAGTTGTTTATCCAGCTGGATTTCTGATATCGAAGTAACAAAAGATATACTTTGGGAGAACCTGATTATATAGTTTTTCCTTCATTGTATAGGGGTAAAAAGTCTGTATACATAATTCTAGAAAATGCCATAGTTACGGCTGTCTTTTGGGGCTGCTTCAGAATCTGGATTTGTTTCTTCAAGGAGACTAAAGAAAACTTGGGGGAGGAGTAGTTCCTAAGATAGAGCTTTCTTGTACTGAAAACTAATAATGCTTAAAGTCATTAGACTGACTTAAATAGTACTGTAATGTGTGAAATATAGTGGGCAAAATTACCAGAATAAGCTCTATATAAAATGCTACAGGCACCTGCATATTTGGTCTTTAGGGAGAATGATATTTGGAATAAATGTTGTACATTTGCATCTAACTGAATTCAGCTTTATAGCACTATCAAGTACAGCTATAAATACCAGAACTGGTATGGGAACAACTTTTCCGTCTGTTAGAGGAAGATGTATGCCTGAGTTTGTCAAATACATTTACACCGCTCACATTTGTGAACAAACAAAACGACCAGCTTTACCCTAAAATAGGGTCTCTTATTTCCCAAATTCTTGTTCCATGTAGAAGTTGCACAGGATCGTCTATTACTGCCACCTACTGATGAAGTGATAAAAAGCcgactgaaacagaaaaacttaCCATGGTCAACTAGAAATGACCTCAAAGCGAGATTTTAAATTCATACACATACTCTCAGAAACAGAGCGTCAGCACTTCTTTTTTCGTGGTCTGCACCCCATAAGGTATCGCCTGTCACTGTGGTATTGCTGGGGCGTGATTCAACCTCACACTTCAGTTCCAAACTTCTCCGTTTAGGAAAAGACAAAAGTCACATACATGTTTTGGTTAAATATGTCAGGTGAAAAACGCTTTGAAAGTTGTGGAAATCTTCGGGTGTACCCGCTGGAGTTGCTGTGTACTCCCTTCTTGAATTTCAGTTTCCAGTTTCACGTGTAACTCAGCTGCCTGTTCCTCGTTGCCACCGTGCCACCAGTTGTGCCACCACTTTCACGTTTGCCTTCTGCTCCCTTGAGCAGGTGATGTGACCGCAAATGGCAGTAAGGACTGGCTCGAGGGCTGAGCAggcccccagcccagggagcaCCTAATAATCTCTCCTGTTCGCCTTCCTCTTTGCAGAACCGTGCAACAGTTTTCACGGGACTGACATGCACTATTCCTTCACACTCACACTTTGCTTCTGGCTGCTGGGGTTTTTATttcaggttgggttttttttcccaatttttggAGTCTAGGCCAAACACTTCCTCATAGGCCACAGCATAAGCATACAGCCAGAACAGAGCTTAGCCCACTACTTAGGCTCAGAATAGCATTTTACGGAAAATGCACTAGGCATGGCATAAGgatgtttctttcaaaagacCGCCCGTTCCACAAAGCCTGTTTGTTGCGTAGCCTCTCGCTGTACCGTATCCTGTTTTGCCTTTGAACTTCAGGCTGTGTACTTGAGCCCTTCATTCTTTCTATAGCATGCTCTAAAGAcgcatgcaatttttttcagtgaaaggaaagaatgagCCAAACTTTATAGGAAAGAACTattgtgactttttaaaaacctttcaagTAGCAATGACTTTAAAGATCTTTACAGTGTAACAGCCTCTCTCTGGCAAGTGTGGCTCACATGACTTTTGGCTGTAAAATTATCCTTAACTTTCTTGTTGCAAAGACTGTTCACTAGTGTGGTTCTTGTAGTCATTCTTGTCTGAGAGGTTTCCCCCTGGAGAGCACACCAGCTTTTATCCTACTCATCGGAACACAACACACAGATTTCCAATATATATATCTGCAGTGCTGATATGAATGTATTAGTCATATCCTTAAAAGATAGAGTGAAAAAACTTCAGATGCTAAGGTTCTCATGAAAAAATACCTCAACAGAAACTTTGAGAATATAAAGGATGTTATAGATAATAGACTCTCCGAGGTCTATTCTTCTTTCTTAGACAGCACATGCATGTTTTGTTCTGGGAGTTTGCTTCAGACTctggaaaatatgaaatatctGTTCATGAGAAATTAGAAGGCTGTAAAAGTGATTATGTTTCTTTACAGTTCTGCCCATAGCAGCTAAAACAAATACTTGCAACAAGGATGTGAACACATTTAGGGATATTTAAACAGaatctgaaaaaatgcaaaaaatacattaaaagatCATTAAAGAAGCTAAGTTAAGCACTCATTTAAGAAATGCCAGAGTTAAATTTGCTTCTGCATCTTCCATTTGCCTCTCCCATTTGTATGCACTACTATTCCAGATTGCCATTGCAGGAATTCCCACAAGGCACAGTATAGGCAATGCTCAGTTAATGAGCAGTTACTCGGTACTATTTTGGTGTCTTTATTCATTGTGTAGCCCTGGGCCTGATTTACTCACAAATTCTCCCTTCAATGTAGAACTATTCCCTGATGAGCTTCTCTGTGGTGCTCATCACGAATTGCTTCACAAAGTATCTCCACAGTATCCTGGATGAATGCGAGGGTGGAACTATTCCCATCTTACAGGGGGAAGCCGAGGCAGAGCCTGATCAGAACGGGTGAGATTGTCAGTACCTGCCTCTTCAACATAGCTAACTCTTTCAACATCTCAAACAATGTTCCCATTTGCTCAAGCTTCAGTTATGAATCCTCAACTCTACAAACTGGAGTGACTTTTGCAAGTAAACACCCAGAAactaaggggaaaaagcaacatGAAGTGTTCGGTTTCATGGTTTTCCTGGTATCGCACAGAGGCAATGACAAAACCCAGTTCTCCCAAGCGCAAGGACCCTTGGCCTTGTAACACTATTTCGTGGTCCCACCTCATTCACCTTGCATCTTCTGCAACAAATGAACCAGCCATCTGGTGCATTCTCCAGCAGAGCACGTTCATCCTAAAGCACAGTAAGCACCATGAGGGGAAAACAGCACCAAGTcgtgtaaatttttttaaatgaaatgtagcCTGAATATTATCTATCCAGTGATAGATAATAATGAAATGATAAGTAATATGTGGCCAATCTGCTTTGTAATCCCCCCAACAGCTTAACTGTTTAGCAGGCATGtgattaaaaagcatatttgctGTTGTAGGTCTCAGCAGGGCTTCCTATAAACCTTATTCTCTTCTGTACCCGCATCCTGAAGTCTTTGTGCCAGTTGTTAAAAATAGCCGTATGCTAGATGCACATAAAATAGCTAACCCCAACAGTGGCTGTTGCCTGATTATTGGATATTTAGTGGTGTTCCACATCTCTGCAAGACATTCCCTTGTTTACTCTCTGAGATGTGCCTGCCAGGATTTAGCTGCTACCATATAGGCGGTTTTGAGTCCATTTCTATTTTTGATTTTCATGAACATGACAAAGAGTCAACTAACACCATGAAGTTTATTATTGCTGTATAGGTATGTTTGGATAACTGTGATGTCCTGCAAGCCAATTTATATGGTAGTTATCAACTCTTGTGCAGGTTAGGCTAGgtctgattaaaaacaaaaatccgACTGAACAACACCTTTCCAGAAGATGACAAAGATATTCTAATTTTCCCCTCTCTAGAATAAGGGATGGTGACTTAGTGTTTTCACTGCAACCCTCAGCCCAAAGAACTGAAGTGTGGAATAGCTTCAAGAGAGTCCATTCTTCAACTGGGAAGCACTGGGCAgccttaagaaagaaaaaaaaaaaccctcactgcAACTTATGACAACCCATAGTACTCTAGGTTCAGAGCTTCTTACAGATCCCAGCTACAGGCTATTTTATGATCAACTGCTATGAAGGGGTTGCAAGATTAAGTTCCATTGCAACCATGCCCTGAAGCATTTAACCACTGTGATGGAAAGAGTCAAATTAATGTGGTTTCTCTGAAGGCAAAACTGCCTCCTTGACCTTTTTAGGTCCTTGAATCTCTTAATAAAGGAGAATGTAGAGTGGACTTGGTAGTCATACcatatctggattttttttcaagtgactAGTAAGTCTCCCTTAAGACACCATTAAGGAAGTTAGCCTTTGGCAAAATTTTGTTAGAGTCTTACCTCCATTCAGTGTACAAATAGCACAGGCCTCGCGCCACACCAGCTGCACACTGCGTGCTGCCCAAAGCTTTCCAATAGCGTCTCTCTTCATGCCTGTCCATCACGGTACTTAGAGCTGGCTGGTCACATACCATTgacttttctttgctgctgctaatGATATGAGCTGGCAGGCCCGTCAGCAAGACAGCTTGTTTTCCAGAGATCAGTTTTCGCAGGATTCCTTTGACTGTCCTCAGGAGACCCCAGCAACACTGATGGCATTAATAGCCCAAGCCGAGGAGTCTGGGAACTCCTCTGCATCTGCACTTCATCTGGATCGGAAAGCTgaaaaggcaggcagggagacaTCGCTTCTGTTTggggaaataaacaaaatctatttcttCTGAACATCCTAAGGAAGGTAAGGAGAGGATTGATAATTCCTCAATACAGGCAGTGAATCTGTTTAGGTTACGAAAAAAATAAGACACACTCTTGGGATGAAAATTTACAACCCTTTAAACTCTAACAAAATCCTTCGTACCCTGATGTGTGAtatcttttaatgtttttttctttaaataactaAAGGCACAGTGATTTTGTGAAAGGCAATGTATCAGTATTACTGCAAGGTGTAGAGAAAGTTACATCCCAAATCCCTAAAATGGAATCTCTCACCAGTCGttcctctgctttcagatgGAGCACACAGAGATCGATAAAACCCACAACTCCCTGGGGACAAACCCTTCTAAAACACATGCAGCTCTACCCTGCTTCTTGCTCTTCTCGTCTGCTGCTAGtgtcctaaaaaaaccccagtcacccGCTCGGGGCACTAATTAGGCGAACGAACATCAAAAAACTGAATGCTACAGACTGGCTAACTGTGGTACATAACTACAGCTCTGGTATCCATCATGTCTTCTCTGTGTCTAGACAGGAGATGCTTATCCAGAGACATTATGCAAATTTAACAGAAGCATTTTAAGTTTGCAGGCAGCCTGGGGACTaaaatttctgtctcttctatCTCCAGCTCTTGTGCCCAACACGTTGTGCCTGTACTATATACTTTGTGTGCCAGACCTGAGTCTGTAATGTCAGAAGAGTAACTCTGCTTGGAAAGCGCACAATGAAAATGGTGTATTTTTGTATAAATGCTACCTAGAATTGGCATAACCCAAATCaaaattttctgtcttccaggaaaataatttaaaattacctGGAAGTTATACTCCAGATGCATTTGTCTTTTCATGGTATATATATTCATGAttcttaaatttctgaaaaaaaatctcatttttaaatgggCCAAGGCTTTTCAAAAAGTGTGCCTAAAGCTTGGTGCCTCAAATCCATGCTTAGACACTCTGATATCATCTCACTTCCCCAGAATACTAGTCCTCATAAAAGCCCTCAAGAATGCTAACT
It encodes:
- the GNG4 gene encoding guanine nucleotide-binding protein G(I)/G(S)/G(O) subunit gamma-4; amino-acid sequence: MKELVSNSTTNISQARKAVEQLKMEAYMDRMKVSKAAADLLAYCDAHIAEDPLIIPVPASENPFREKKLFCTIL